A genomic stretch from Sphingomonas faeni includes:
- a CDS encoding isochorismatase family protein, with amino-acid sequence MMLPSFNVNDCVLVLVDHAPRRTPEEGMAGEPAFHANALALARAAEDFNVPVVRSPLLTESENFDADLGRPSELADLSVIEEYPTRCCENERVRREAFRTRRGALIFAGGLSEALISYSILSALADTYDVLIVVDACDGLDPTARNLALRRMSAAGATMTTSKELLLRFEVERQWHDGGGANGTPPTGLAPQTATAFAPSTRLRQFAED; translated from the coding sequence ATGATGCTCCCCTCGTTCAACGTGAACGACTGCGTACTGGTCCTCGTGGATCATGCTCCTCGGAGAACTCCCGAAGAAGGCATGGCCGGTGAACCGGCCTTTCATGCCAATGCGTTGGCGCTCGCCCGTGCGGCGGAAGATTTCAACGTCCCCGTCGTGCGGTCACCGTTGCTGACGGAGAGCGAGAACTTCGACGCGGACCTGGGGCGCCCCTCCGAGCTTGCGGACCTCTCGGTGATCGAAGAGTACCCCACAAGGTGCTGTGAGAACGAGCGTGTTCGACGGGAGGCTTTCCGTACCAGACGCGGAGCCCTCATATTTGCAGGTGGTCTTTCCGAGGCGCTCATCAGCTATTCCATCCTGTCCGCGTTGGCGGACACCTACGATGTACTGATCGTCGTCGACGCATGCGACGGCCTGGACCCGACCGCTCGGAACTTGGCGCTGCGCCGAATGTCCGCTGCCGGGGCGACGATGACGACATCGAAGGAACTCCTGCTTCGGTTCGAAGTCGAGCGCCAATGGCACGATGGCGGCGGAGCGAACGGTACTCCGCCGACCGGTCTGGCACCTCAAACCGCAACTGCATTCGCGCCGTCGACGCGATTGCGACAGTTCGCTGAAGACTGA
- a CDS encoding sensor histidine kinase yields MSMQSFGHTAPYSAMKMNIPSDYPAGASSDAQRIADLRYRLAVSRSATADRNRLMAVAGHDLKQPLQIISRALERLAPHASGPDDRMWARAAETQIVRLATGLTDLAMASRAKDDEVSRSGVRCFAISAVLNEVESGWCMEASARGLDLRFVHCSEIVRSDPRLLETILGNLVGNALKYTRSGRVVVGCRRIGSSISLQVADSGEGIAEADRDRIFRPFEQLDAQTDGLGLGLYLVRSLCDSLNHELSLESRLGVGTRFAVTLPRFRP; encoded by the coding sequence GCCATGAAGATGAACATTCCGTCTGATTATCCCGCTGGGGCATCAAGCGATGCGCAGCGCATAGCCGACCTCCGGTACCGCCTTGCGGTGTCGCGATCGGCGACGGCTGATCGCAATCGCCTGATGGCGGTCGCAGGCCATGATCTGAAGCAACCTCTCCAGATCATCAGCCGCGCGCTCGAGCGACTGGCGCCGCACGCCAGCGGACCGGATGATCGCATGTGGGCGCGCGCGGCGGAAACGCAGATCGTACGCTTGGCGACCGGCTTGACGGATCTCGCGATGGCGTCCCGCGCAAAGGACGACGAAGTAAGCCGGTCTGGCGTTCGATGCTTTGCGATCTCCGCGGTCCTGAACGAGGTCGAGAGCGGCTGGTGCATGGAGGCATCGGCCCGGGGCCTCGACCTGCGATTCGTTCACTGCTCCGAGATCGTAAGGAGCGACCCTCGGCTATTGGAGACGATCCTCGGCAACCTCGTGGGAAATGCCCTCAAGTACACTCGGTCGGGCCGGGTGGTCGTAGGCTGTCGACGAATCGGTTCATCGATCAGCCTCCAGGTAGCCGACAGCGGTGAGGGCATCGCCGAAGCCGATCGCGACAGGATCTTCCGTCCGTTCGAGCAGCTCGATGCCCAGACCGACGGACTTGGCTTGGGCCTCTATCTCGTGCGCTCGCTGTGCGACTCCCTGAACCACGAGCTATCCCTTGAAAGCCGGTTAGGCGTCGGAACGCGGTTCGCCGTCACTCTTCCAAGGTTTCGCCCCTGA
- the alsS gene encoding acetolactate synthase AlsS, whose translation MTNASPQQRNGADVVVETLEQRGTTHVFGVPGAKIDRVFDRLVDSSIQTVVCRHEQNAAFIAGGIGRMTGKAGVAIATSGPGVSNLVTGLATAHSEGDPMVALGGSVAVADRLKLLHQSLDSVDVCRPVTKFAAEVDSPAATAEILSAAFRAAESGRPGSAFVGLPIDIMNGPAACSPIRLRSVIEQGAGPDVALAEAARLINDATNPVVLLGLMASKPRVAQAIRALLAKTVLPVVGTFQAAGALSEREFEAFGGRVGQIANQPADKLLESADVVITVGYDAVEYWPSIWNSGSERPIVHIDVVPAMIENDYNPSVEILGSIEANIERLSRLIVRKGLSVQSSGLLRHIAEDRTRLITEAAAQGGSPVHPLRIIAELQKVLTPDVTLCSDMGSFSLYLSRYLTSFRARQVLISNGQQTLGVALPWGIAACIVRPAEKVLSVSGDGGFLFSGMELETAVRLKLNLVHMVWIDGSYNMVAAQEELKYGRHSGTDLGPVNIVKYAEAFGATGFQVKGADDIAPVLRKAFETDGPVLIGVNVDYSKNAALFEMVYDGSLV comes from the coding sequence ATGACCAATGCCTCCCCGCAACAGCGAAACGGTGCAGACGTCGTAGTAGAAACCCTGGAACAGCGTGGGACCACCCACGTCTTCGGCGTCCCGGGCGCGAAGATCGACAGGGTATTCGATCGGCTAGTCGATTCGTCGATCCAGACCGTCGTCTGCCGGCACGAGCAGAACGCCGCCTTCATTGCAGGCGGCATCGGCAGGATGACGGGGAAGGCCGGTGTTGCGATCGCCACCTCGGGCCCCGGAGTATCCAACCTGGTCACCGGCCTGGCGACCGCGCACTCGGAGGGAGATCCGATGGTCGCGCTCGGCGGATCGGTCGCGGTCGCCGACCGACTGAAACTGCTCCACCAGTCGCTGGACTCCGTTGACGTATGTCGGCCAGTCACCAAGTTCGCTGCCGAAGTCGATTCCCCTGCGGCAACCGCGGAAATACTGTCCGCGGCGTTTCGAGCGGCCGAGAGCGGGCGTCCCGGCTCGGCGTTCGTTGGCTTGCCGATTGACATCATGAACGGCCCCGCCGCCTGTTCGCCTATACGCCTGCGTTCCGTCATCGAGCAGGGCGCAGGTCCGGACGTCGCGCTGGCGGAAGCCGCCCGGCTCATAAACGACGCGACGAACCCGGTCGTGCTTCTCGGGTTGATGGCCAGCAAACCCAGAGTCGCTCAGGCGATCCGGGCCCTTCTGGCGAAGACCGTCCTGCCGGTGGTCGGTACGTTCCAGGCGGCAGGCGCCCTGTCCGAGCGCGAGTTCGAAGCGTTCGGCGGTCGCGTGGGACAGATCGCCAACCAGCCCGCGGACAAGCTGCTCGAATCCGCGGACGTCGTGATCACCGTGGGATACGACGCGGTGGAGTACTGGCCATCCATCTGGAACAGCGGCTCCGAGCGCCCCATCGTTCATATCGACGTCGTTCCCGCCATGATCGAGAACGATTACAATCCGTCGGTAGAGATCCTTGGTAGCATCGAAGCGAATATCGAACGTCTTAGCCGCCTCATCGTACGCAAGGGGTTGTCCGTCCAGAGCTCCGGTCTGTTGAGGCATATCGCCGAAGACCGGACGAGGCTGATCACGGAGGCGGCAGCGCAGGGCGGCAGCCCGGTTCATCCTCTTCGGATCATCGCCGAACTTCAGAAGGTCCTCACTCCGGACGTGACACTGTGCTCCGACATGGGCTCGTTCAGTCTGTATCTGTCACGCTACCTCACCAGTTTTCGGGCCCGACAGGTGCTGATCTCCAACGGTCAGCAGACGCTGGGCGTCGCGCTCCCATGGGGCATCGCCGCTTGCATCGTGCGACCGGCGGAGAAAGTGCTTTCGGTATCGGGCGACGGCGGATTCCTCTTCTCGGGCATGGAGCTCGAGACTGCAGTCCGGCTGAAACTCAACCTTGTCCACATGGTCTGGATCGACGGAAGCTACAACATGGTGGCAGCGCAGGAGGAGCTCAAATACGGGCGGCATTCCGGGACCGACCTCGGACCTGTCAACATCGTCAAGTACGCCGAGGCGTTCGGCGCGACCGGTTTCCAGGTCAAGGGAGCGGACGACATCGCACCCGTCCTGCGCAAGGCCTTCGAAACGGACGGGCCCGTACTCATCGGCGTGAACGTCGATTATTCGAAGAACGCCGCGCTTTTCGAAATGGTTTACGACGGCAGCCTGGTTTAG
- the budA gene encoding acetolactate decarboxylase, producing MTDQPFDSVLAILPQASIASGRANTPAAGVLYQTSLMSALVEGVYDGDMTYGELHRHGDFGLGTFNALDGEMIGFDGVFYQLRSDGSARIVTDDQRTPFAVVTFFRPALSLHLAGSAKNEVVEALTAKSEQNIFTAIRLDGIFKRVVTRTVRNQHRPYPPLQDAAKGEKETVFENIEGTLAGFRTPAYAGTLGVPGYHLHFLNADRTSGGHVLDFVVDSATAELCPVYSLHVELPHTAAFEKAALNDPDLSTKISAAEG from the coding sequence ATGACGGATCAGCCTTTCGACAGCGTGCTCGCGATACTGCCGCAGGCAAGTATCGCGTCGGGACGCGCGAACACGCCAGCAGCCGGCGTACTATACCAGACCTCTTTGATGTCTGCGCTGGTTGAGGGTGTCTACGATGGAGACATGACCTACGGAGAACTCCATCGGCATGGCGATTTCGGTTTGGGCACGTTCAACGCCCTCGACGGAGAGATGATCGGCTTCGACGGCGTGTTCTATCAGCTTCGCTCCGACGGTAGCGCAAGAATCGTAACCGACGATCAGCGAACACCGTTCGCCGTAGTCACTTTCTTCAGGCCGGCGCTCAGCTTGCACTTGGCGGGATCTGCCAAGAACGAGGTTGTCGAGGCCCTGACGGCGAAGAGCGAACAGAACATCTTCACGGCGATTCGGCTCGACGGCATTTTCAAACGGGTCGTCACCCGTACCGTGCGGAATCAGCACCGCCCCTATCCTCCGCTGCAGGATGCGGCGAAAGGTGAGAAGGAGACCGTCTTCGAGAACATCGAAGGAACCCTCGCCGGATTTCGGACCCCTGCCTATGCCGGCACTCTGGGGGTGCCGGGCTATCATCTGCATTTCCTCAACGCCGACCGGACGTCCGGTGGCCACGTGCTCGACTTCGTGGTCGACAGCGCCACGGCGGAGCTCTGTCCCGTGTACTCGCTCCATGTCGAACTGCCGCACACGGCGGCATTCGAAAAAGCCGCACTGAACGATCCGGATCTTTCCACGAAGATCTCCGCCGCCGAAGGATGA